The following proteins are co-located in the Blastopirellula marina genome:
- a CDS encoding CHAD domain-containing protein — MSKNGKWLGDVEPGHSISDVAREAISTRSSRMLEILPLAAKKWKDDVEYVHHLRTWSRRTQSALQLFASLLPMKRSTSLRKATQHLRKAGGSARDLDVFIKRIRKSKFDFKDGEREEVLGFLSKLRKRAQAKIVEANHWAEDEQLAKKFQKLVKHIRWREVADEESVETIAPTLLEPMLVRFFHFSQQLNESPESLHQMRIEGKKARYAMELVEGGFPPSFRKELYPAFEEVQSRLGVINDHHTAIEKIRGWQAETSAKKFPDALLRMVKQEQAQFDCKADAFREWWTHERAMELKHLFDRYLGGLGMPVAEA; from the coding sequence ATGTCAAAGAACGGCAAGTGGTTGGGAGACGTTGAGCCAGGGCATTCCATTTCGGATGTCGCGCGCGAAGCGATTTCGACCCGGTCTTCGAGGATGCTCGAGATCCTGCCGTTGGCGGCTAAGAAATGGAAGGACGATGTCGAGTACGTCCATCATCTAAGAACGTGGTCGCGGCGGACGCAATCGGCACTCCAATTGTTCGCATCGCTTCTTCCGATGAAGCGTTCGACTAGTTTGCGGAAGGCAACGCAACATCTCCGAAAAGCGGGCGGCAGTGCCCGCGACCTGGATGTTTTCATCAAGCGAATTCGCAAGTCGAAGTTCGATTTTAAGGATGGAGAACGGGAGGAAGTCTTGGGCTTCCTCAGCAAGCTGCGTAAACGAGCCCAAGCGAAGATTGTGGAAGCGAATCATTGGGCGGAAGATGAGCAACTAGCGAAGAAGTTTCAGAAGCTGGTGAAACATATTCGGTGGCGTGAAGTGGCGGATGAGGAGTCGGTGGAAACGATTGCTCCCACATTACTCGAGCCGATGCTGGTCCGATTCTTCCATTTTTCGCAACAGTTGAACGAATCGCCGGAGTCGCTCCATCAAATGCGTATCGAGGGTAAGAAGGCTCGCTACGCCATGGAACTGGTCGAAGGTGGTTTTCCCCCAAGCTTCCGTAAGGAACTGTACCCCGCATTTGAGGAGGTGCAATCAAGACTGGGCGTGATCAACGATCATCACACAGCGATCGAAAAGATCCGTGGGTGGCAGGCTGAAACATCAGCCAAGAAATTTCCCGACGCGCTCTTGCGGATGGTTAAACAAGAGCAGGCTCAGTTCGACTGCAAAGCAGACGCATTTCGAGAATGGTGGACCCACGAGCGTGCTATGGAACTAAAGCACCTCTTCGATCGCTACTTGGGTGGCCTCGGGATGCCGGTTGCCGAAGCGTAG
- a CDS encoding hydrolase — protein sequence MPDPMNNPLLMTPLNTALLVIDMQEKLLPSIDTCGPVLWNTRRLLDGAAILKVPVLGTEQYPKGLGSTVPELAERMGTLPEKLEFSSCACLSDQLAKLQRPKILIAGIEAHVCVQQTALDLVALGYDVLLVVDAIGSRFRQDKRIALRRMESSGVTLTTTEAVLFEWCRVAGTPEFKQISQLVRENPPT from the coding sequence ATGCCCGACCCAATGAATAATCCGCTGCTGATGACCCCGTTGAACACGGCCCTATTGGTCATCGACATGCAGGAAAAGCTCCTTCCTTCGATCGACACTTGCGGACCTGTCTTGTGGAACACGAGGCGTCTATTGGATGGGGCGGCGATCCTCAAAGTGCCCGTACTCGGAACCGAGCAGTATCCGAAAGGACTGGGATCGACGGTGCCGGAACTGGCCGAGCGAATGGGAACGCTACCCGAGAAACTCGAGTTCAGTAGCTGCGCTTGCCTTTCAGATCAGCTAGCAAAATTGCAGCGGCCGAAGATTTTGATTGCTGGCATCGAGGCTCACGTCTGCGTGCAACAAACGGCGCTCGATCTCGTGGCGCTCGGTTACGATGTTTTGCTTGTGGTAGACGCGATTGGCTCGCGATTCCGACAAGATAAACGGATTGCTTTGCGCCGCATGGAATCGAGCGGAGTCACGCTAACAACCACTGAAGCCGTGCTGTTCGAGTGGTGCCGAGTCGCGGGCACGCCTGAGTTCAAGCAGATCAGCCAGCTGGTTCGTGAAAATCCGCCAACCTGA
- the hslV gene encoding ATP-dependent protease subunit HslV: MRIRSTTILAVRHNGEVAIGGDGQVTMNTSVMKSDASKIRPLMGGKVWCGFAGSTADAFALMERFESMLKDYPGNVPKAATELAKQWRTDRAMRRLEALMVVVDAQQTLLLSGTGDVIQPTDGILGIGSGGNYATAAAKALVKHSQLSAEEIVGESLKIAAAIDIYTNDNIKIHRVEND; encoded by the coding sequence ATGAGAATTCGTTCGACCACCATTCTAGCCGTTCGCCATAACGGCGAAGTTGCGATTGGCGGCGATGGTCAAGTTACCATGAACACCAGTGTGATGAAATCGGACGCCTCAAAGATTCGCCCATTGATGGGTGGTAAAGTATGGTGCGGCTTCGCAGGCTCGACGGCCGATGCATTCGCCCTAATGGAACGTTTCGAGTCGATGCTGAAGGACTATCCCGGTAACGTTCCTAAGGCAGCGACCGAACTTGCCAAGCAGTGGCGGACCGATCGGGCTATGCGTCGCCTGGAAGCACTAATGGTTGTGGTCGATGCACAACAAACACTATTGCTTTCAGGAACGGGTGATGTGATTCAGCCGACCGATGGAATTCTTGGTATCGGATCGGGCGGCAACTATGCGACGGCGGCGGCCAAGGCCTTGGTCAAACACAGTCAGCTATCCGCGGAAGAGATCGTCGGCGAGAGCTTGAAGATTGCTGCTGCGATTGATATTTACACCAACGACAACATCAAAATTCACCGCGTGGAGAATGACTAA